In the genome of Nakaseomyces glabratus chromosome K, complete sequence, the window GTATTTACTGCTACTGAAAGAGTGCAGTTCACATGTCTGGCTGTTGAGCCATCCGGTGAAGTTGTAAGTGCTGGTTCAACAGATAGCTTTGATGTCTTCGTGTGGTCAGTACAGACCGGACAACTACTAGATACTCTTTCAGGACATGAGGGACCAGTCTCTTGTCTTGCCTTCAGTATGGAGAATGCAGTACTCGCTTCTGCATCATGGGACAAAACAATTAGGATATGGTCAATCTTTGGCAGATCTCAGCAAGTAGAACCTCTGGAAGTATTTGCAGACATACTAGCGATAACAATCACACCAGATGGTAAACACGTAGCTGTATCCACATTAAAGGGACAGCTAACAATCTTCGATATTGCTAGCGGGAAGCAAATCGGTAATATTGACTGTAGGAAGGACATAATCTCCGGTAGATTCTTGCAAGATAGATTTACGTCCAAGAATTCAGAAAGGTCTAAATACTTCACTACTATTAATTATAGTTTTGATGGTAAGTCAATTATTGCTGGTGGTAACAACAACTCCATTTGCCTTTACGATGTTCCTAATGAAGTGCTTTTGAAAAGATTTATTGTGTCAAGAAATATGAATTTAAATGGTACCTTAGAATTTTTGAACAGCAGCAGAATGACAGAAGCTGGCTCCTTAGATTTAATTGACAGTTCTGGTGAGTACTCCGACTTAGAGGATCGCATAGACGGCTCTCTACCAGGATCTCACAGAGGTGGAGACATGTCCACAAGAAGCTCTAGACCAGAAATTAGAGTAACCTCTGTCCAATTTTCTCCAACAGCTAATGCATTTGCAGCAGCCTCAACAGAGGGTCTCctaatatattcaattgaCGAAACATTAATTTTTGATCCTTTTGATTTAGATATTGATATAACTCCACAAGCTACTTTGGAAGTTTTAGCGGAAAAAGATTATCTTACAGCACTAGTCATGGCATTTAGACTGAACGAGGAATATTTAATTAACAAAGTTTATGAGAATGTGCCAGTGACACAAATCAATTCTGTCTGCAATCAATTACCAGTAGTATATGTGTCAAGATTACTGACCTTTATTGGTAATTTTGCTACAACATCTCAACATATTGAATTCAACCTATTGTGGCTAAAGGCTCTATTAATAGCGCATGGATCTTTTATGAAGCAGCATGAACATATGTTTTCATCTGCTACTAGGGCTGTTAGAAGATTCATTGGAAGAATTGCGGAAGATGTAACTTTTCTGTCAGCCACTAACAAATACGCTTACCGTTTCCTAACATCCACATCAGGAAAAGGAGCTGATTCAAGTGAAGAggaaattcaaaatataagtgattcttcttcaagtgatgaagatgatgtGGTCATGCAATCAGACGATGACGAAGATGGAGAATGGATAGGTTTCcaagagaagaaacaacaacTTGCATTATCTGAAGACGATAGCGAATCAGAAGATGAGCTATTGCAATgatagattttttttacgTCCTAATCGAAAAGAACATAcgtttatatatttaacaGCATGCATTTATATTTGACATAGTCTATTCGGTAGTAACCGGGAAATAACGCATTTTGAATTAATATGTTTGACATTAGTAGATTGATTTATTATGATCACgtgataaatatatacacCCCACTTAAAGGTACTTCGAAATTGAGATTattcaagctcatcgcaaatcAAGATTTGATCAAGTTTCCAAATTTTAGTCAAATAGGGTTTTTGAAGAACATATTTTAACAATTTAGGCACCTAATCAAAGACAGCTTCTCGACTATgtcagaaaaaaaaaagattttACAGGATATAGATAGACTGCTGTCAGAGGCAAACTCTGATCCACAACTATACCATGACAACTTAGGACTTTTGAATGACTTTGTCATCGAAACTGCCAACAATACTGCAATCAGAGATAAATTTTCAAGAGATAAGGAAACTTGGCAGCTAATTAAAACCATATTAGTGAATTCTCATGTTGAAGATATCAGTGGATGGTCAGCAGAGGTCATATTCTTATACAAAAGATTATTACGTGGTGTGTTCATTCTGGCAAGAAATCTAGCTGTATCGGGTTCAGAGATTGCACAAGAACTCTTGCTACAAAATATTGCATAcaaaatattcaataattCATTGAAAGTTGGTAAGCTTGATGACGGAATGCAATTGGCTCTTTACTCCACTATATTGAGTTTTCTTCATAATATGAGCTCTAAATCAGTTGTATTTGATCGTTCCTCATCGaaagaattatttgaatttctgCATTTCCCGGTGAAACTCAACTATGAGTATacaaaagatattttaCTACCTTACTTATTGTATTTCAAGGATTTAATCCAGCACGATGATTTTctgtattattttttgcgGTATGATAAGGTTGACAGTATATTATGCGGTTTAATTCTAGATAAGATAATGAGAGATGAATcacaaatatttgaaatagttAGCGGTACTCGTATAGTCAGTCCTGATGTTAATTTGTCTGATATAGACATGATACTACTTCGAACTTTTGCCCTCATCTCTACTCATGAATCATTTATACCATATTTGGAAGACAAGGaaaataattcttttaatatatttatcgATCTACTAAAATTAATGCAATTAGTCGTCACAAATATAGATAGTTGGGACAAATTTCAACTCACATCCATAATGACTTGGACATACAAGATTTTTGAGAAAAACGCTGATCAGATTAAAAATTACTTTAAAAATAAGTTGGAAAATGAAGAGATTGCGAAGAAACTTCACGCCAAGTGTGTTATTACATTAGACATTATGGCTAAATTGTGCCAATTCAACCATGTCcaaaaatttattatatcatATAAAGGTTTAGATCAGCTCATATCATTACTGAATATATTCCAGGATAACCTTATAAGAGTGAACTTTACTAAAACAAGTCAAGCGTCTGATATTACTGGTGTCAAGGCCACGAATAAACTAGGTGAAAAGCTGGCCAAAGATTCATTGATTGAAGAGCGTATTGACTTAATTAacatgaaaataaaagaaaccaATTTCCCTGAGTGTAAACTATTGATTATAGAAATTATTGCGATGCTCACACATGAAAATAGGGAAATTCAGAATCAAGTTAGAGAGTTAGGTGGTCTAGGGGTGATTCTGTCTAATTGTGTTATTGATGACAACGACCCATTCATCAAGGAAAGAAGTATAATGTGTATTAAATTCTTATTAAAAGACAACAAAGAGAATCAGAATTTTGTGGCTAACCTTGAATCCAAAAGAGTCGCCAACGATGAAACTTTACAGGAGGCTGGCTATGAGGTTGACATCTCAAAAGATGGTAAACTCTCTCTAAAATCGACTAATCAGTGAGACTTTTTCAATAAGTCTCATTACATATCATGACTTTAATCAATCATCTTTCGCTCATGTTTTATACGCACCCAATGTTTCAAAATGATAACGTTATATTCATCATTAGATTTCTATTTctatacaaaaaattaattcaTTATAATTCTATACTGTTTTACAAACCCATCTTGgcaagttcttcttcaatagtGTTCTTTACCAAAGTGACATCGGCCTTTTCAACCAACTTTATCTTCTTTGGTAGAGTAGACAATCTCTTCAATTCAGCTGGCAGAACGTCAGATTCGAATGAGTAGCCATCAAAGGAGGACAAAGCTTGGTTAACAGCTTCGGCAAACTTGGCTGGGTGGGCTGTTGACAGGGAAACATATTGAATCTCCTTATCGTTAtctttcttgatcaatCTTTCGGTGGCACAAACACCAACGGCTGTATGAGGATCCAAGACATACTTCTTTGGATTTTGGGAAATTTCATACATTTTCTTGATAGTTTGAATAGTTTCCTCATTAGAGACTCTTTCAGATGCAAAATCCTGTAGAGCACCCTCGATGATAGAtttatcaacaacaaatttaCCTTCTGTCTTCAATTGGGTAAACCAAGTGTTGATGATCTCCCCAGCCTTCAAGTCATCCTTTTCAGCCAAAAATTCACGAGCAAGGTACCACAGTAATCTTTCAAAGTTGGAAGAAATCAAGATGTCCATAGCTGGAGAGTGTGTAGCCAAAACATTGGCAGATCTTTCGTAAGTACCGGTCTTCAAAAATCTGTCAAgaatatcattttcattagtGGCAATAACTAGCTTTTCAACAGGTAAACCCATTTGCTTAGCAAAGTAACCAGCTAATATATCACCGAAATTACCACTTGGCACAACAAACTTAACCTTACCTTCCTTGCCATCTGTGGCTCTGAAGTAAGAGTAGAAGTAATAGGTCATTTGAGCCAAAATTCTAGCCCAGTTGATGGAGTTAACAGCACCAACATTGTGTCTGGAGTTGAAATCCTTGTCACCAAAGATGGCTTTAACTATATCTTGACAGTTATCAAATGTACCAGCGACGGACAAAGTTTGGACGTTCTTGTCCTCAACAGTAGTcatttgttcttcttggatTGGAGAAATTCTACCAGTTGGGTAAAGGATGAAGACAGAAACATCCTTTTTACCTCTTAGACCGTAGATTGCTGCAGAACCTGTGTCACCAGAAGTAGCACCAACGACAGTtaatctttttctttgttcttcagGTAAGTCCTTGTTAATTCTTTGCAGGAAGTATTCAAACAAGTTACCGACAAATTGCAAAGCGACATCTTTGAAAGCATATGTTGGACCATGGAATAATTCAAGAACATGCAAGTTCTCTTCATTGCCGGTAACGTTCTTTACCAATGGGGTAACGTCATCGGAGCGGAAAGTGGAGTAGGATCTTTCAATCAAGGACTTCAAGTCAGCATCTGGAATTTCCTTAGAGTCAATGTATAGTCTCATAATTTCAAAAGCCAACTCTTGGAAAGACAACTTAGACCACTTGCTGAAAAGTGTGTCCTTGGAGACTGTTGGGATGGTAGATGGAACGAAAAGACCACCATCAGTAGCCAGACCTTGAATAACAGCTTCCTCGAAGGACTTAGACTCTTGCTCAGCGGATCTAGTGGATCTATACACTTGAGAGGATGACAtgattatttttatattcacAATTAGCTGATTGCAATGACTCTTCActcaaataaaaagaaagtgaCTTCTTTGTTCCAGTTTCTGAATGCTAAGCTAGAAATAAGAAGACTATATACTACTCCTTTTAATTGAAATTCTTATTCAGAACAAAGGTTGGCAAATACTCAAATTAGAATACCACGGTGCCTTGCGTTGTGCAGACTATAGTCCAAGTTTTTCGATTAGAAGCTTTCATTTTGTCAAAACTTGAATGATGTGTTGGTCAGTTTTCACAGAAACAGCTGTACAAGCAAACCGGAAAATTtcataaaaaaatcaattttcctgcaaaaaaaaaaaaaaataaaaaaaatttgatgcGATGAGTCTTAATGCCATCGTTGGTGGGCATGTAGATCGATGTGGCCTATACCGGGCTTATCTCTTTATAGTTGCGGTATTGCATAACAGACTTGTAGTCGTGAACTGTTTGATAATACAATTATGGAAGGAAAATATATACtatttacttttttttttaatgaatATTACAATGTGAGTGATACCTACAATGGGACGTAGTAAATCTGTGAGACGTACTTCTGCCTGTACCTGTTGTTTGTTGCAACACAGAGTGTGTTGTGTTTAATGCTTGTTGTTACCAGATGGTTTAACACAGAATGATTAGGGATTGGTAGCGCACCTGCATTGTTCTCCGTGCTTTGACTCAATGGCTCTCCGAATTTATTAAGTATTACGTTTTCTAATTGTGGTGGTAACTGAGGCGGAGTCAACCATGACATATTATTggatttctttctttgccTTTCCATTGTTAACTGCTCGATTATGGACTGATCTACAAATATAGCAGGGATCTCTGAACTAAATTCGTATTTTGGTTCTTGTGGGAGTTCTTCATGATATCTGGTgtacccatctccaaaaTCATCAGGCtctttttctatttctaaCGCTATACAGGACCTAGCACTTAATGGTCCCACGGTAGACCTATCCTTCGATACTTTACTCACAGAtttcttatttttatctttccTTTCCTTACCTGTTCTTGATGACGTGGAGTCTGACTTCGGAACCGCCGAGACCTCCAAATAATTAACAAAATTACCCATTTGATCAGTTGCAGTAGGTAAGTTATCACTAAACCTCAGCTGGTTGTCTACGATAAACCTAAATCTATGAGTTCCAGGAGCCAACTGAAGTTTAATCTTGAAATGGCCCGGTTCGGACTCAACAGGAATTAAGCCTATCATTTTCCTCCAATTTGTGAAGGACCCTGTCACATAAACCTTCTCACCACCTTGCTCCCATCTTATCTCCACAGGAACCATACCATTTGATGCTGAACTTGAGCTTTCCTGCTTCTCCTTTTCTTCATGGCGAGATTCATCAATACCAACTTCAGTAGTATTAGTCGTTGTGCGAGCGAGATCGCTTTCAGATTGTGTAGCGGTCCTAATATGCTCATCACTATGATCTTCTCTAGACTGCCTCTCCAACTTAGTTGCCTCTTCAGTTCTATCACATACTTCATCTTGCTGAATATCGTCACTAGCATGGCTGGAACAACTGCTGGTAGACGATATAGATTCGGCACGATACCTTACCTTCTCTTCCTCATTCTCTTCACTGtactcttcttcattattgGATTCGTCATCGAACAACAATGTGGACTTCTTACGATTCAATACCCGTTCTGCAGGTGGTTGCTCGCTATTCTGCAAGTCGATATCAGCAACCCTAGCTTCTATGTCATCCACTTGAACCATCTCCTTATGTTTGCGAGGACTGTTCTTAACTGTCCTTTGATAATCGAGGCTGGGGTTATTACCCATTTTCTTTACTCTCTTCCACTTCTCCAGCTTTCCACCAAAATCACCACACTTCGAGTTTCAGAGTGCTGGTCAAAaaggtaaaaaaaatccaaaTAAAAAGATACTGTTGGCTATCCTTTCACAACTATATATATGGTAATACAGTATGCGCTTTCAAATACTGTTGTACTAcattaatataaaataaaa includes:
- the PWP2 gene encoding snoRNA-binding rRNA-processing protein PWP2 (CAGL0K09284g~Ortholog(s) have mRNA binding, snoRNA binding activity) encodes the protein MKSDFKFSNLLGTVYRQGNVQFSHDGNMLLSPVGNRISVFDLVNNKSFTFAYEHRKNIATFDVNKQGTLLLSVDTDGRAILVNFKTRNVLHHFNFKDKCYSVKFSPDGRYFALAVGRFLQIWKTPDVSQDRQFAPFVRYRVHAGHFQDITSFTWSHDSRFLLTTSKDLTSRVWSINSEDKELVATTLAGHRDYVLGAYFNSTQEKIYTISKDGAVFTWEYISKAQKEGLDEEDLEDEDLSKLSWRITKKNFFYANQAKVKCCTFHINSNLLIVGFSNGEFRLYEMPEFVMVQQLSMGQNPVNTVSVNNSGEWLAFGSSKLGQLLVYEWQSESYILKQQGHFDATNSLTYSPDGSRVVTAAEDGKIKVWDVASGFCLATFEEHTSAVTAVQFAKKGQVLFSASLDGTVRAWDLIRYRNFRVFTATERVQFTCLAVEPSGEVVSAGSTDSFDVFVWSVQTGQLLDTLSGHEGPVSCLAFSMENAVLASASWDKTIRIWSIFGRSQQVEPLEVFADILAITITPDGKHVAVSTLKGQLTIFDIASGKQIGNIDCRKDIISGRFLQDRFTSKNSERSKYFTTINYSFDGKSIIAGGNNNSICLYDVPNEVLLKRFIVSRNMNLNGTLEFLNSSRMTEAGSLDLIDSSGEYSDLEDRIDGSLPGSHRGGDMSTRSSRPEIRVTSVQFSPTANAFAAASTEGLLIYSIDETLIFDPFDLDIDITPQATLEVLAEKDYLTALVMAFRLNEEYLINKVYENVPVTQINSVCNQLPVVYVSRLLTFIGNFATTSQHIEFNLLWLKALLIAHGSFMKQHEHMFSSATRAVRRFIGRIAEDVTFLSATNKYAYRFLTSTSGKGADSSEEEIQNISDSSSSDEDDVVMQSDDDEDGEWIGFQEKKQQLALSEDDSESEDELLQ
- the CTR86 gene encoding Ctr86p (CAGL0K09306g~Ortholog(s) have cytoplasm, nucleus localization): MSEKKKILQDIDRLLSEANSDPQLYHDNLGLLNDFVIETANNTAIRDKFSRDKETWQLIKTILVNSHVEDISGWSAEVIFLYKRLLRGVFILARNLAVSGSEIAQELLLQNIAYKIFNNSLKVGKLDDGMQLALYSTILSFLHNMSSKSVVFDRSSSKELFEFLHFPVKLNYEYTKDILLPYLLYFKDLIQHDDFLYYFLRYDKVDSILCGLILDKIMRDESQIFEIVSGTRIVSPDVNLSDIDMILLRTFALISTHESFIPYLEDKENNSFNIFIDLLKLMQLVVTNIDSWDKFQLTSIMTWTYKIFEKNADQIKNYFKNKLENEEIAKKLHAKCVITLDIMAKLCQFNHVQKFIISYKGLDQLISLLNIFQDNLIRVNFTKTSQASDITGVKATNKLGEKLAKDSLIEERIDLINMKIKETNFPECKLLIIEIIAMLTHENREIQNQVRELGGLGVILSNCVIDDNDPFIKERSIMCIKFLLKDNKENQNFVANLESKRVANDETLQEAGYEVDISKDGKLSLKSTNQ
- the THR4 gene encoding threonine synthase THR4 (CAGL0K09328g~Threonine synthase): MSSSQVYRSTRSAEQESKSFEEAVIQGLATDGGLFVPSTIPTVSKDTLFSKWSKLSFQELAFEIMRLYIDSKEIPDADLKSLIERSYSTFRSDDVTPLVKNVTGNEENLHVLELFHGPTYAFKDVALQFVGNLFEYFLQRINKDLPEEQRKRLTVVGATSGDTGSAAIYGLRGKKDVSVFILYPTGRISPIQEEQMTTVEDKNVQTLSVAGTFDNCQDIVKAIFGDKDFNSRHNVGAVNSINWARILAQMTYYFYSYFRATDGKEGKVKFVVPSGNFGDILAGYFAKQMGLPVEKLVIATNENDILDRFLKTGTYERSANVLATHSPAMDILISSNFERLLWYLAREFLAEKDDLKAGEIINTWFTQLKTEGKFVVDKSIIEGALQDFASERVSNEETIQTIKKMYEISQNPKKYVLDPHTAVGVCATERLIKKDNDKEIQYVSLSTAHPAKFAEAVNQALSSFDGYSFESDVLPAELKRLSTLPKKIKLVEKADVTLVKNTIEEELAKMGL
- a CDS encoding protein kinase subunit beta (CAGL0K09350g~Ortholog(s) have AMP-activated protein kinase activity), with the translated sequence MGNNPSLDYQRTVKNSPRKHKEMVQVDDIEARVADIDLQNSEQPPAERVLNRKKSTLLFDDESNNEEEYSEENEEEKVRYRAESISSTSSCSSHASDDIQQDEVCDRTEEATKLERQSREDHSDEHIRTATQSESDLARTTTNTTEVGIDESRHEEKEKQESSSSASNGMVPVEIRWEQGGEKVYVTGSFTNWRKMIGLIPVESEPGHFKIKLQLAPGTHRFRFIVDNQLRFSDNLPTATDQMGNFVNYLEVSAVPKSDSTSSRTGKERKDKNKKSVSKVSKDRSTVGPLSARSCIALEIEKEPDDFGDGYTRYHEELPQEPKYEFSSEIPAIFVDQSIIEQLTMERQRKKSNNMSWLTPPQLPPQLENVILNKFGEPLSQSTENNAGALPIPNHSVLNHLVTTSIKHNTLCVATNNRYRQKYVSQIYYVPL